The proteins below are encoded in one region of Asticcacaulis excentricus CB 48:
- a CDS encoding 50S ribosomal protein L11 methyltransferase: MTYNPQQIIAKGPRLVAETAAEAIDNDAWLEGATYSILEEDEDRNIWRIDAFPTTEEEDERLQELLAEYPELVVTADQLADADWLAMALSGLPPVRAGRFFVYGIHDRGKKPLNAVNLRIEAGAAFGTGHHGTTVGCLWAYNDLLKKHRYERVLDVGAGTGVLAIAAAKTGTKYAVGTDIDAISVRISNENAKLNAAAARFVWANGLNHKDVRKDAPYDLVFANILARPLVGLSQSIKTALKPGGTVILSGLLRTQERFVKAAYLSKGFRVVRRIHRDAWCTLVMQRGS; the protein is encoded by the coding sequence ATGACTTATAATCCACAACAAATCATCGCAAAAGGCCCCCGTCTGGTGGCAGAAACAGCTGCCGAGGCCATCGATAACGATGCCTGGCTCGAAGGCGCGACCTACTCGATCCTCGAAGAGGATGAGGACCGCAATATTTGGCGCATCGACGCCTTCCCCACCACAGAGGAGGAAGACGAGCGTTTACAAGAACTTCTGGCGGAATATCCGGAACTGGTCGTCACGGCGGATCAGCTGGCCGATGCAGACTGGTTGGCCATGGCCCTGTCGGGTCTGCCGCCCGTACGCGCCGGTCGATTCTTCGTGTACGGTATTCACGATCGCGGCAAAAAGCCGCTCAACGCGGTTAATCTGCGTATCGAAGCCGGGGCGGCCTTCGGAACGGGCCATCACGGCACAACAGTCGGTTGCCTGTGGGCCTATAACGACCTGCTGAAAAAGCACCGTTATGAGCGCGTGCTGGATGTCGGTGCAGGCACCGGCGTTCTGGCCATTGCCGCCGCAAAGACCGGCACCAAATATGCCGTCGGCACCGATATCGACGCTATAAGCGTGCGTATTTCCAACGAAAACGCAAAGCTTAACGCGGCCGCCGCGCGCTTTGTGTGGGCCAACGGCCTGAACCACAAGGACGTGCGCAAGGACGCCCCCTACGATCTCGTCTTCGCCAATATCTTGGCGCGCCCACTGGTCGGTCTGTCGCAGTCGATAAAGACGGCGCTCAAGCCGGGCGGTACGGTCATCCTGTCGGGCCTATTGCGAACGCAGGAGCGGTTCGTCAAGGCCGCCTACCTGTCCAAGGGTTTCCGCGTGGTGCGCCGCATCCACCGCGACGCTTGGTGCACGCTTGTGATGCAGCGCGGTAGTTAG
- a CDS encoding polysaccharide biosynthesis protein: MAIFNYRILRFLAKSGLMGRRNVRLTLADPNDQISYKSLLQRPQVHLDHAALNAFYAGKRILITGGGGSIGSEIARQALRLGAAHVTLIDHSELALYDVEQSLNLEFGKPPVSLILCSIRRKARLEAIFVAQKPDVIFHAAALKHVPMVEINPSEGVLTNVMGTQYVIDAAQAANVKQLVLISSDKAVAPASMMGATKRLAEHLISSQMGHLNQACVVRFGNVLGSTGSVVPLFRAQIERGGPITLTDPKVERFFMTIFEAVQLVMTAAMHNATNLSEKSSLYILEMGEPIRIYDLAKRMIDMYGLKVERDIKIVLTGLRDGEKITEALLDDNEIREPLRPGIFKVVNQAMDLHLSPNLMSDLFTLAERGEDEIVKAQVFRFVKTLRDYSPAPPTPHTEEV; the protein is encoded by the coding sequence ATGGCCATATTTAACTATCGTATTTTGCGGTTTCTGGCCAAGTCGGGCTTGATGGGGCGGCGCAACGTTAGGTTGACGCTGGCAGATCCCAATGATCAGATTTCGTACAAGTCGCTTCTGCAACGCCCGCAGGTGCATCTGGACCACGCGGCGCTGAACGCCTTCTATGCCGGCAAGCGCATCCTGATTACGGGCGGCGGCGGTTCCATCGGCTCTGAGATCGCACGTCAGGCCTTGCGACTGGGGGCGGCACACGTCACCCTGATCGACCACAGCGAACTGGCGCTATACGATGTCGAGCAGTCGCTGAACCTAGAATTTGGCAAGCCGCCGGTCAGCCTGATTCTGTGCTCCATCCGGCGCAAAGCGCGCCTTGAAGCCATCTTCGTAGCGCAGAAGCCCGATGTCATCTTCCACGCGGCAGCGCTTAAACACGTGCCGATGGTCGAGATCAATCCGTCGGAAGGCGTGCTCACCAATGTCATGGGCACGCAGTACGTCATCGACGCGGCGCAGGCAGCCAATGTGAAGCAACTGGTGCTTATCTCATCGGATAAGGCCGTGGCCCCGGCCTCGATGATGGGGGCGACCAAGCGTCTGGCCGAACACCTGATTTCGTCGCAAATGGGCCACCTCAATCAGGCCTGCGTCGTGCGCTTTGGCAATGTACTGGGCTCGACGGGGTCTGTTGTGCCGCTGTTCCGCGCGCAGATCGAACGCGGTGGGCCGATTACGCTGACCGACCCCAAGGTCGAACGCTTCTTCATGACCATTTTCGAAGCGGTGCAACTGGTCATGACGGCGGCCATGCACAACGCGACGAACCTGTCGGAAAAATCGAGCCTGTATATCCTCGAAATGGGCGAGCCGATCCGTATATACGATCTGGCGAAGCGCATGATCGACATGTACGGCCTCAAGGTCGAAAGGGACATCAAGATCGTCCTGACCGGCCTGCGCGACGGTGAAAAGATCACCGAGGCGCTGCTGGACGACAACGAAATCCGCGAGCCCCTCCGACCGGGCATTTTCAAGGTGGTTAATCAGGCGATGGACCTGCACCTGTCGCCCAACCTGATGAGCGATCTGTTCACGCTGGCAGAACGCGGTGAGGACGAAATCGTCAAGGCGCAGGTCTTCCGCTTTGTCAAAACCCTGCGCGACTACTCCCCGGCTCCGCCGACACCGCACACCGAAGAAGTCTAA
- the cydB gene encoding cytochrome d ubiquinol oxidase subunit II — protein MELPIDYMTLRVIWWLLMGVLLIGFAIMDGYALGTLATLPFVAKTDEERRAVINTVSATWEGNQVWLILGGGAIFAAWPFVYAVSFSGFYLAMFLVLSALILRPVGFKYRSKRPGKAWRNNWDWALFIGGFVPALVFGVAVGNVLQGAPFSLDSDLRITYHDQFLGGLLGLFSPFTVLCGLTSVAMLLLQGATWVSLKIEKGALRDRAITYGVYAALGVIVLYALGGVYLAYGGLGFKVVGDVAVNGPSNPRNAEVVKEAGAWLLNYGTYPWMIAAPVLGFVGTLLALLGLKTKADPWAFIGSSIGVLGIIGSVGVSMFPIILPSTVDARSSLLVWTASSSHTTLFIMLGVTLVFLPIVLLYTAWVYKVLFGRIEVKALKTNPDLY, from the coding sequence ATGGAACTACCTATCGACTACATGACCTTGCGGGTCATCTGGTGGCTGCTCATGGGCGTGCTGCTGATCGGCTTCGCCATTATGGACGGCTATGCGCTGGGCACGCTGGCGACCCTGCCGTTCGTCGCCAAAACCGACGAAGAACGCCGGGCGGTGATCAACACCGTCTCGGCCACCTGGGAAGGCAATCAGGTGTGGCTCATTTTGGGGGGCGGTGCCATCTTTGCCGCCTGGCCCTTCGTCTATGCAGTGAGCTTCTCCGGCTTTTATCTCGCCATGTTCCTTGTGCTGTCAGCGCTGATCCTGCGTCCGGTCGGCTTCAAGTACCGCTCTAAGCGGCCTGGCAAGGCGTGGCGCAACAACTGGGACTGGGCGCTGTTCATCGGCGGCTTTGTCCCGGCTCTGGTCTTCGGCGTGGCCGTCGGCAATGTGCTTCAGGGCGCACCGTTTAGCCTCGATAGTGACCTGCGCATCACCTATCACGATCAGTTTCTGGGCGGCCTGCTCGGCCTATTCAGCCCCTTCACCGTCCTGTGCGGGCTGACCTCTGTGGCCATGCTGCTGCTCCAAGGGGCGACCTGGGTGTCGCTGAAAATCGAAAAGGGTGCCCTGCGTGATCGCGCCATCACCTACGGCGTCTATGCGGCTCTTGGGGTGATCGTCCTCTATGCGTTGGGGGGCGTCTATCTCGCCTATGGCGGTCTGGGCTTCAAGGTCGTGGGCGACGTCGCCGTCAATGGCCCGTCCAATCCGCGCAATGCCGAGGTCGTCAAGGAGGCCGGCGCGTGGCTCCTCAACTACGGCACCTATCCGTGGATGATCGCCGCCCCGGTGCTGGGCTTTGTGGGCACACTGCTAGCGCTTCTGGGCCTGAAGACCAAGGCCGATCCGTGGGCCTTTATCGGGTCTTCTATCGGCGTGTTGGGCATAATTGGCAGTGTAGGTGTTTCGATGTTCCCCATTATCCTGCCCTCCACCGTCGATGCCCGCTCCAGCCTGCTGGTGTGGACGGCTTCAAGCTCGCACACCACGCTGTTCATCATGCTGGGTGTGACGCTGGTCTTCCTGCCTATCGTCCTACTCTACACGGCCTGGGTCTATAAGGTGCTGTTCGGCCGCATTGAGGTGAAGGCGTTGAAGACGAATCCGGACCTTTATTGA
- a CDS encoding alpha-amylase family glycosyl hydrolase codes for MAVKPLASVALACALMATGAQAQNAKIDISKVAAQPRDNGLPAHWNRNATFMEIFVRSYQDSDGDGIGDFNGLTSRLDYLQSLGVTGIWLMPIHPSADKDHGYAVSDYRAVNPAFGTMADFERFVAEAHKRGIGVIIDYVMNHSANDNPIFLSAAKGKTSPYRDWYLFADKDPKWAGFSWGPWRQNKAGRGYFYGLFDDQMPDFNLKNQRVIDYHADNFRFWLNKGVDGFRIDAVTMLVENGPTAYMDQPENIEVLKQVNAVVKAYPNRYLICEASEQPALYAGEACTHSFAFGTQKEIKSSARDGKLSAKLATQLASDKRSLMPLVLQSHDSYVGDRLINDLNPGSYRVAAAVSVLASDTPFSYYGEEIGLANNGKYDDPGLRAPMSWDGSAGHGFTTAAKPYRAYATNARTHNVKAQTGEGGSLLEYYRALYLARQTHPVLADGTFTLLSKAGEETLVFARQKDGQNALVFINLSNAPQTFETKGEGVWASALDLGAPAQLTARGGQLRLILPPKGVAAYVARGQD; via the coding sequence ATGGCTGTTAAACCGCTGGCGAGCGTAGCTTTGGCGTGCGCGCTGATGGCCACGGGCGCGCAGGCGCAAAACGCTAAAATCGACATATCGAAGGTCGCCGCGCAGCCGCGCGACAATGGCCTGCCCGCTCACTGGAATCGCAACGCCACATTTATGGAGATCTTCGTCCGCTCCTATCAGGACTCTGACGGCGATGGCATCGGCGATTTCAACGGCCTGACCTCGCGGCTCGACTATCTACAAAGTCTTGGCGTGACCGGCATTTGGCTAATGCCCATTCACCCGTCTGCGGACAAGGACCACGGCTATGCCGTCAGCGACTATCGCGCCGTCAATCCGGCCTTTGGGACCATGGCCGATTTCGAGCGCTTTGTGGCCGAGGCGCACAAGCGCGGTATCGGCGTCATTATCGACTATGTGATGAACCATTCGGCCAATGACAACCCGATCTTTCTCAGCGCCGCGAAGGGGAAAACCTCGCCCTATCGTGATTGGTACCTCTTCGCCGATAAGGACCCGAAGTGGGCGGGTTTTTCGTGGGGCCCGTGGCGGCAAAACAAAGCCGGCAGAGGCTATTTCTATGGTCTGTTCGATGATCAGATGCCGGACTTCAATCTTAAAAATCAGCGGGTGATCGACTATCACGCCGATAATTTCCGCTTCTGGCTAAACAAGGGCGTAGACGGCTTCCGCATCGACGCCGTGACCATGTTGGTCGAAAACGGCCCCACCGCCTATATGGATCAACCGGAAAACATCGAAGTGCTGAAGCAGGTCAACGCGGTGGTGAAAGCCTATCCCAACCGCTATCTAATCTGCGAAGCCTCCGAACAGCCCGCCCTCTATGCCGGTGAGGCCTGCACCCACTCCTTTGCCTTCGGCACGCAAAAGGAAATCAAGTCCAGCGCTCGCGACGGCAAGCTGTCGGCAAAGCTGGCGACGCAACTGGCCTCGGATAAGCGGTCGCTAATGCCGCTGGTCCTGCAAAGCCACGATTCCTATGTTGGCGACCGTCTGATCAACGATCTCAACCCCGGCAGCTATCGCGTGGCGGCGGCCGTCTCGGTGCTGGCCTCAGACACGCCGTTCTCCTATTACGGCGAAGAGATCGGGCTCGCCAATAATGGCAAGTATGACGATCCCGGCCTGCGCGCCCCGATGAGCTGGGACGGCTCGGCCGGGCACGGCTTTACCACGGCGGCCAAACCCTATCGCGCCTATGCCACGAATGCACGCACTCATAATGTGAAGGCCCAAACCGGCGAAGGCGGGAGTCTGCTGGAGTATTACCGCGCCCTCTACTTGGCGCGGCAGACGCATCCGGTACTGGCCGACGGGACGTTTACGCTTCTGTCAAAAGCCGGGGAGGAGACGCTTGTGTTCGCTCGTCAGAAAGACGGGCAAAACGCGCTCGTGTTCATCAACCTATCTAATGCGCCTCAGACCTTTGAAACGAAGGGCGAGGGGGTGTGGGCTTCGGCCCTAGACCTCGGCGCGCCTGCGCAACTGACGGCGCGGGGCGGTCAGTTGCGTCTCATCCTGCCGCCCAAGGGCGTGGCGGCCTATGTGGCGCGAGGACAAGATTAA
- the rpsL gene encoding 30S ribosomal protein S12, protein MPTINQLIRKPRKPNPKRNKVPALKGSPQRRGVCTRVYTTTPKKPNSALRKVAKVRLTSGIESVCYIPGVGHNLQEHSVVLIRGGRVKDLPGVRYHILRGVLDTQGVKNRKQRRSHYGAKRPK, encoded by the coding sequence ATGCCCACGATTAACCAGCTTATCCGCAAGCCGCGCAAGCCGAACCCAAAGCGCAACAAGGTGCCGGCCCTGAAGGGCTCGCCCCAGCGTCGCGGCGTGTGTACGCGCGTTTACACCACGACCCCGAAGAAGCCGAACTCGGCTCTGCGTAAGGTCGCCAAGGTCCGTCTGACCTCCGGCATCGAATCGGTGTGCTACATCCCCGGCGTCGGCCACAACCTTCAGGAACACTCCGTGGTTCTGATCCGCGGCGGCCGCGTGAAGGACCTTCCGGGTGTCCGTTACCACATTCTGCGCGGCGTGCTCGACACGCAAGGCGTCAAGAACCGTAAGCAGCGCCGTTCGCACTACGGTGCGAAGCGTCCGAAGTAA
- a CDS encoding MoaD/ThiS family protein produces MKVTVLFFGKVADVMGERQRLFDITDTPARLFDLRQSVLESAFASGALEAQRVLMSVNQTLTPDDRPLHDGDEVAFFPVFSGG; encoded by the coding sequence ATGAAGGTCACAGTTCTCTTTTTTGGCAAGGTGGCCGACGTGATGGGCGAGCGGCAGCGCTTGTTTGACATTACTGATACGCCGGCGCGGCTGTTTGACCTGCGTCAGAGCGTTCTGGAATCAGCTTTTGCCTCCGGCGCGCTTGAGGCTCAACGGGTGTTGATGAGTGTCAACCAGACCCTGACCCCCGACGACCGCCCGTTGCACGACGGTGATGAGGTGGCCTTTTTTCCCGTCTTTTCGGGGGGCTAA
- the cydX gene encoding cytochrome bd-I oxidase subunit CydX codes for MWYFTWVLGLGLAVTFGILNGIWFEFLTTDDPDAEDPHRD; via the coding sequence ATGTGGTATTTTACCTGGGTGCTAGGCCTCGGTCTGGCCGTGACCTTCGGAATTTTGAACGGGATCTGGTTCGAATTTCTCACGACCGATGATCCCGATGCCGAAGACCCGCATAGGGACTGA
- a CDS encoding globin-coupled sensor protein has product MTDLQAELHQRIEFAQITPADRAALRTLWPSIAPQLPDILSRFYAHLFRYPHLKAMAGDRQVALEGAQFRHWERIFSGAFDEDYLHETQKIGRAHERIGLEPRWYIGAYRFVLNELTGIILARSRFAPKKAQAQIEAVNKAILLDLDLAISTYQTVLLEERRRQAEQTETAIGTFQSAAFGILDKLHQSGTGLSDAAEDMASVVSGASDDAKGIANASRDTADSVSSVAAATEELSKSINEVSSQIASAAGSISDTVRLMDASRTDINNLLESARQVGEVVNLIQNIASQTNLLALNATIEAARAGEAGRGFAVVATEVKQLATQTSRATDDITRQINEIQNATRNAVSAIERISSSMSEVEQIATAIAATAEEQGAATQEIARSVMRTSSGAQALSENIARVTEAIDHTAGTSSVVGGAAASLNSDAAQLSQQVQTFFDTLRQHAVVTRKSA; this is encoded by the coding sequence ATGACCGACCTTCAGGCTGAACTGCATCAGCGTATTGAATTTGCCCAGATCACCCCGGCAGACCGCGCTGCCCTACGGACTTTGTGGCCGTCGATCGCGCCGCAACTGCCGGACATACTGAGCCGCTTCTACGCCCACCTGTTCCGCTATCCACACCTGAAGGCCATGGCCGGGGATCGTCAGGTGGCGCTGGAAGGTGCGCAGTTCCGCCACTGGGAACGCATCTTCTCCGGAGCTTTTGATGAAGACTACTTGCATGAAACGCAGAAGATCGGACGCGCCCATGAGCGCATCGGACTTGAGCCGCGCTGGTATATCGGGGCCTATCGCTTCGTGCTCAACGAACTGACTGGAATCATTCTGGCGCGCAGTCGTTTTGCGCCGAAAAAGGCTCAGGCGCAGATCGAGGCGGTCAACAAGGCCATATTGCTTGATCTCGACCTGGCCATCTCCACCTATCAGACAGTCTTGCTGGAGGAGCGTCGCCGTCAGGCCGAACAGACTGAAACCGCCATTGGCACTTTTCAATCAGCGGCCTTCGGTATTCTCGACAAGTTGCACCAATCCGGTACCGGTCTTAGTGATGCTGCTGAAGACATGGCGTCAGTCGTCTCTGGCGCCTCGGATGACGCCAAAGGCATTGCCAACGCCTCGCGCGACACTGCTGACAGCGTGTCCTCGGTGGCCGCGGCGACCGAAGAACTGTCGAAATCCATCAACGAAGTCTCCTCGCAGATCGCCAGTGCGGCCGGGTCCATTTCGGATACGGTCCGCCTGATGGATGCCTCACGCACGGACATCAACAATCTTCTCGAGTCGGCGCGGCAGGTCGGTGAGGTGGTCAATCTGATCCAGAATATCGCCTCGCAGACCAACCTGCTGGCCCTCAATGCCACGATTGAGGCGGCGCGGGCAGGGGAGGCGGGACGCGGCTTCGCCGTTGTCGCCACCGAGGTCAAGCAACTGGCCACCCAGACCTCGCGCGCCACCGATGACATCACACGTCAGATTAATGAGATACAGAACGCGACGCGCAACGCCGTGTCTGCCATTGAACGCATCTCCAGCTCGATGAGCGAGGTGGAGCAGATCGCCACCGCCATTGCCGCGACGGCCGAAGAGCAGGGGGCCGCGACGCAGGAAATCGCCCGCAGCGTCATGCGGACCTCCAGCGGGGCGCAGGCCCTGTCGGAAAACATAGCGCGCGTCACCGAAGCCATCGACCATACGGCGGGTACGTCTAGCGTGGTCGGAGGGGCCGCAGCCTCGCTCAACAGCGACGCAGCGCAACTCAGCCAGCAGGTGCAGACCTTCTTTGACACCTTGCGTCAGCACGCGGTGGTCACGCGAAAGAGCGCCTGA
- the moaC gene encoding cyclic pyranopterin monophosphate synthase MoaC yields MSENSLSHVGKDGRAHMVDVGAKAFTARKARAEGRLFCAGETLAIVRDGRAPKGAVISTAEIAGIMAAKKTADLIPMCHPLSLSKVGLEIVMDETLPGFRLSAEVRTSGQTGVEMEALTAVSVAALTLYDMLKAVDKTMRIDGIEVVAKAGGKADYGY; encoded by the coding sequence ATGAGCGAAAACAGCTTGTCACACGTAGGCAAGGATGGCCGCGCCCACATGGTCGATGTCGGCGCGAAGGCCTTTACGGCGCGCAAAGCCCGCGCTGAGGGGCGGCTGTTCTGCGCCGGTGAGACTCTGGCCATTGTGCGCGACGGCAGGGCCCCTAAGGGCGCGGTGATCTCCACGGCTGAGATCGCGGGCATCATGGCGGCCAAGAAGACCGCGGACCTGATCCCCATGTGCCACCCTTTGAGCCTCTCCAAGGTGGGGCTCGAGATAGTGATGGATGAGACACTGCCGGGCTTTCGCCTCAGCGCGGAGGTCAGGACATCGGGGCAGACGGGCGTCGAGATGGAGGCCCTGACGGCCGTGTCGGTTGCGGCGCTGACCCTCTATGACATGCTGAAAGCCGTCGATAAGACCATGCGTATCGACGGCATAGAGGTGGTGGCCAAGGCCGGTGGCAAGGCCGATTACGGGTATTAA
- a CDS encoding aspartate aminotransferase family protein — MNLPLKNNDSAELKALDLAHHLPAQADYALLEQLGGSRIITHAEGCVITDIDGKSLLDGMAGLWCVNVGYGRSELAEAAYKQMLELPYYNTFFKTATAPAVRLAAKIAEKMVLSNPDLKHVFFNSSGSEANDTVFRLVRHYWTLKGEPDRQVFISRRNAYHGSTVAGASLGGMTFMHAQGGLPIPGIEHVRQPYLFGEGFGQDPDAFADACVQDIEDRILSVGPDKVAAFIGEPVQGAGGVVIPPQSYWPKVEALCRKYGILLICDEVICGFGRLGQWFGHQHYGVKPDIIAMAKGLSSGYLPISAVGVSSHIVEVLKTGGDFVHGYTYSGHPAACAVALANIGIIEREGLIERTREVTGPYLATALTRLDGHPLVGEARSIGLLGAVEIVSEKGTNLRFKGAEGHAGPVVRDICIKNGLMVRGIRDTIVMCPPLIITEAEIDRIVDILEASLNEAEPVLRAL; from the coding sequence ATGAATCTTCCGCTCAAAAACAACGATTCCGCCGAACTGAAGGCGCTCGATCTGGCGCACCACTTGCCGGCGCAGGCCGACTATGCGCTGCTTGAGCAACTGGGTGGCAGTCGCATTATCACCCATGCCGAAGGCTGTGTGATCACGGATATTGATGGCAAATCGCTGCTTGACGGCATGGCCGGGCTGTGGTGCGTGAATGTCGGTTACGGGCGCAGCGAGCTGGCCGAAGCGGCCTATAAGCAGATGCTGGAACTGCCCTATTACAACACCTTCTTTAAGACGGCGACGGCCCCCGCCGTGCGGCTGGCGGCCAAGATCGCCGAGAAGATGGTCCTGAGCAATCCAGACCTCAAACACGTCTTTTTCAACTCGTCGGGGTCCGAGGCCAATGACACGGTCTTCCGTCTGGTGCGTCACTACTGGACGCTGAAAGGCGAACCGGACCGCCAGGTCTTTATCTCGCGCCGCAATGCTTATCACGGTTCGACCGTCGCTGGCGCGTCGCTGGGCGGCATGACCTTTATGCACGCGCAGGGCGGCCTACCCATTCCCGGTATCGAGCACGTGCGTCAGCCCTATCTGTTCGGCGAAGGCTTTGGTCAGGACCCGGACGCCTTCGCCGATGCCTGCGTTCAGGATATCGAAGACCGCATCCTTAGCGTCGGGCCGGACAAGGTCGCGGCCTTCATCGGTGAGCCGGTCCAGGGCGCCGGCGGCGTAGTCATCCCGCCGCAAAGCTACTGGCCCAAGGTCGAGGCCCTTTGCCGCAAGTACGGTATCCTGCTGATCTGCGACGAAGTGATTTGCGGCTTCGGGCGTCTGGGTCAGTGGTTCGGCCATCAGCATTATGGTGTAAAGCCCGACATCATCGCCATGGCCAAGGGCCTGTCGTCGGGCTATCTGCCCATTTCGGCGGTCGGTGTGTCGTCACACATCGTCGAGGTGCTGAAGACCGGCGGCGACTTTGTGCACGGCTATACCTATTCGGGCCACCCGGCGGCCTGTGCCGTGGCACTGGCCAATATAGGCATTATCGAGCGCGAGGGCCTGATCGAGCGCACGCGCGAGGTGACCGGTCCTTATCTAGCAACGGCCCTGACTCGTCTCGACGGCCACCCCCTGGTCGGCGAAGCCCGTTCCATCGGGCTTTTGGGTGCGGTGGAAATCGTCTCCGAAAAGGGGACCAACCTGCGCTTCAAGGGCGCCGAAGGCCATGCCGGACCGGTGGTGCGCGACATCTGTATTAAGAATGGCCTGATGGTGCGCGGCATCCGCGACACCATCGTCATGTGCCCGCCGCTGATCATCACCGAGGCCGAAATCGACCGCATTGTTGATATTCTGGAGGCTTCGCTGAATGAGGCTGAGCCGGTATTGCGCGCGCTCTGA
- a CDS encoding molybdenum cofactor biosynthesis protein MoaE — MASVETLLLPQALDGQALYGRFVAANRGAGAIVTFSGRVRGETTEGAVSHLWLDWYPGMSEQSLKAIAEAAAERFDVQALLVAHRCGAVKAEDEIVFVVAASAHRRAAFEAADYLMDRLKSEAALWKREVGPGFARWVEPTATDAVDLKRWKL, encoded by the coding sequence ATGGCGTCTGTCGAAACCCTGTTGCTGCCGCAGGCGCTGGACGGGCAGGCCCTTTATGGCCGCTTTGTCGCGGCCAACCGCGGGGCCGGGGCCATTGTCACCTTTTCCGGCCGCGTGCGCGGTGAGACGACAGAAGGCGCGGTGTCGCATCTGTGGCTCGACTGGTATCCCGGAATGAGCGAGCAGAGCCTCAAGGCCATTGCTGAAGCCGCCGCTGAGCGTTTTGACGTGCAGGCCCTTCTGGTGGCGCATCGCTGCGGCGCGGTGAAGGCCGAAGACGAGATTGTGTTTGTGGTAGCGGCTTCGGCCCATCGGCGGGCGGCCTTTGAGGCGGCGGACTATTTGATGGATCGTCTTAAGTCCGAGGCAGCCCTGTGGAAGCGCGAGGTTGGTCCGGGCTTTGCGCGCTGGGTTGAGCCGACGGCCACAGACGCCGTCGATCTGAAACGGTGGAAATTATGA
- a CDS encoding gamma-glutamyl-gamma-aminobutyrate hydrolase family protein, whose protein sequence is MNEVLPVIGITCCHRDFGVEKAQAVMDRYVRAATTYAECSAVLIPANTGFFDARSVAKRLDGLLLTGSPSNIEAHRYGQAEGEGPFDAERDAVSFALIECLTLMGRPVFGICRGFQEINVALGGTLRRDLGTAPVGSERLDHHAPAQTRFADMFDHAHPVALTPDGVLARAVGREALRVNSVHFQGVDRLAEGLSVEAVAPDGVVEAFSANIGGAQVLGVQWHPEWQPELYPDRQAFFRLLGAAVRGNAI, encoded by the coding sequence ATGAATGAAGTCCTGCCGGTCATCGGCATCACTTGCTGCCATCGGGACTTCGGTGTCGAGAAGGCGCAGGCGGTTATGGACCGTTATGTTCGCGCGGCCACGACCTACGCCGAATGCTCTGCCGTGCTCATCCCGGCCAATACCGGCTTTTTTGACGCCCGTTCCGTCGCTAAGCGACTGGACGGGCTTTTGCTGACCGGGTCGCCCTCCAATATCGAAGCGCACCGCTATGGTCAGGCCGAAGGGGAGGGGCCGTTCGACGCCGAACGCGATGCGGTCTCGTTTGCGCTCATCGAATGCCTGACCCTGATGGGTAGGCCGGTCTTCGGGATTTGCCGAGGCTTTCAGGAGATCAATGTGGCGCTGGGCGGGACTCTGCGTCGGGATCTGGGGACGGCGCCCGTGGGCTCCGAGCGGCTTGACCATCACGCCCCAGCGCAGACCCGTTTTGCCGACATGTTTGACCACGCGCATCCAGTGGCCCTGACCCCAGACGGTGTACTTGCGCGAGCCGTCGGACGTGAGGCGCTGAGGGTCAATTCGGTCCATTTTCAGGGGGTTGACCGGCTGGCTGAGGGGCTAAGCGTCGAGGCCGTAGCCCCCGATGGCGTGGTCGAAGCCTTCAGCGCCAATATCGGCGGTGCGCAGGTGTTGGGGGTGCAGTGGCACCCGGAATGGCAGCCAGAGCTTTATCCCGACCGCCAGGCGTTCTTCCGCCTTCTCGGCGCAGCCGTTCGCGGAAACGCGATTTAA
- the rpsG gene encoding 30S ribosomal protein S7, whose translation MSRRHRAEKREVLPDPKFGDLVVTKFMNYVMYEGKKAVAENIVYGAFDILEAKKKDATAVETFHAALDNVAPSIEVRSRRVGGATYQVPVEVRPDRRRALAIRWLVNAARKRGENTMTEKLAGELLDASNNRGTAVKKREDTHKMAEANRAFAHYRW comes from the coding sequence ATGTCACGTCGTCACCGCGCAGAGAAGCGTGAAGTTCTGCCCGATCCCAAGTTCGGGGATCTGGTTGTCACCAAGTTCATGAACTACGTCATGTACGAAGGTAAGAAGGCCGTCGCCGAAAACATCGTTTACGGCGCTTTCGATATCCTCGAAGCCAAGAAGAAGGACGCGACTGCGGTTGAGACCTTCCATGCGGCTCTCGACAACGTCGCCCCGTCGATCGAAGTGCGTTCGCGCCGCGTCGGCGGTGCCACCTATCAGGTGCCCGTCGAAGTCCGTCCGGACCGTCGCCGCGCTCTCGCCATCCGCTGGCTGGTCAACGCTGCGCGCAAGCGTGGTGAAAACACCATGACCGAAAAGCTGGCCGGTGAGCTGCTTGACGCCTCCAACAACCGGGGCACCGCAGTCAAGAAGCGCGAAGACACGCACAAGATGGCCGAAGCCAACCGCGCGTTCGCGCACTACCGCTGGTAA